One Papaver somniferum cultivar HN1 chromosome 10, ASM357369v1, whole genome shotgun sequence genomic window carries:
- the LOC113316125 gene encoding uncharacterized protein LOC113316125, producing MKEICFLRNRAVFDDIQPNAEELKLRILQHTKEYEVRMNGCMWNTVEDLQILKSFGMKCRRVKHVKIHEIFFSYPTGDQILLCCDGATRNNPGEAGYGFVGRDSYGTVLIAVAGGMGIATNFMAEVYAIINACEWAISKGFLKVCIRSDSKAAITSFSVNRIPWYVLTRWNRITEMLISCQFIHSYREVNFSADDLAKRRALLLRGGKNIFLSRPPFMSNMENPNITYYRFS from the coding sequence ATGAAGGAAATATGCTTCCTAAGAAACAGAGCAGTTTTTGATGATATACAACCAAATGCTGAAGAACTAAAGCTCAGGATATTGCAGCACACAAAAGAATATGAAGTTAGAATGAATGGTTGTATGTGGAACACTGTGGAGGATTTACAAATTTTAAAATCTTTTGGAATGAAATGCAGGAGAGTGAAGCAtgtcaagatacatgaaattttctTCTCTTACCCTACTGGAGATCAAAtcttattatgttgtgatggtgcaacAAGGAATAACCCAGGAGAGGCTGGATATGGTTTTGTCGGGAGAGATTCATATGGCACTGTCTTGATTGCTGTTGCAGGGGGGATGGGTATTGCAACAAATTTCATGGCAGAGGTGTATGCAATAATCAATGCATGTGAATGGGCTATTAGCAAGGGTTTCTTGAAGGTTTGTATTAGATCTGATTCCAAAGCAGCTATAACTTCTTTTTCAGTCAATAGAATCCCTTGGTATGTGCTGACAAGATGGAACAGAATAACTGAAATGCTGATAAGTTGTCAGTTCATTCATAGCTATAGGGAAGTTAATTTTTCTGCAGATGATCTTGCTAAGAGACGGGCTCTTCTTCTTAGGGGTGGAAAGAATATTTTCTTAAGCAGACCTCCTTTCATGTCAAACATGGAGAATCCTAATATTACTTATTACAGGTTTAGTTAA